Within the Sebastes umbrosus isolate fSebUmb1 chromosome 5, fSebUmb1.pri, whole genome shotgun sequence genome, the region ACCACCAGGCATATGGGATACTGCTGATAGGAGATCCCTCGGTTTCCCTCTCGGccgagtgaaggagagcagagaAAGTGAAGATTCCCATGGCAATGAAGAGGAGAATGCAAGAGGCCTGCTGGTAACACTGCCGCAGGGTGAACCCAAACGCTCTCATGCCGGTGGAGTGTCGAGCCAGCTTCAAAATCCGAAAGATCCGCAGCAGCTTGAGGACTTTGAGGACGTGGCTGAGCTTGCTGACCTGGGAAATGGCCTTGAGGTCTTCCTGTGCATTTGCGTCCTCAGCGTCAGCCAAGACTGAAAAGATGATCTGGATGAAATAAGGCATGACCGCCACCATGTCCACAAAGTTGAGTCCACTCTTCAAAAACATTGTGATGTTAGGAGTAGTGACGAGGCGaattaaatattcaaaggtGAAGAACACAATGGTGATGATCTCCACCCACTCCATGTGCGTTTTGCCGTTGATTTTATACGTTTTAAGTTCTTCGACGGTGTTGAGACTCATTGCGACGATGGAGAAGAGCACAAAAAGGTTGGAGAGCACGGAGAAAGCTTTCGCCAGAGTTGAAGAGTACGGATTCTCCACGATGTCCCACAGAGTCCTCCGCATATTCCCAAAGATCATGTCCTTGAAACACTCGTTGTCATACTTTACCTCTATCTCAGCCATCAGCTCCCTCTCCACCTTTAGGTAGTCCTTCACCTCGTCCAACTTCTCCTCGAACATCATCCAGCAGCAGCGCTGGGTGTCCTTTAGGCTCAGGCCCCAGTATGCGATCTCCTCCTCGAAGTGGATGGGGCACATTTCCCGTATGACCCACAACACTCCACTTGTGTAGAAATGGCAGATGTGGTGAAAGAAGGCAGGGTCACGGTCAAAGAAGAACTCGTTCTTGCGTATGGAGTAGTCGTCGCACAGCTTGAGGAGTTTTGCTCGGTCCCTGCAGAGGGCCAGCGAGCCTATCCGGGTGTGAGGATATTTAACGGCACACTGTTTGGGGATATGAAATACTTTCCCCCCAACATTAACACTAATGCTCTGTTTCTCTTTGGGTCTCTCCTCTGCTTTGCTGCCTTTACTGTCCAGATCATCCAGAGATGTCCATGCTTTGACTGTTTTCTCCTGagaaaatggaaatgttttgTTGTCCTCTACACCCTTCGACAGACAGTTGATAGTCGAGCGGCGGTTTTGCAAACATCTCTGCAGTTTAGCATTCTCCGAAATCATGGTGACTGTCGTTCAAGGCAGGAAGCCGGGGAAacagcagaaagagaaaaaaagcataacGGGAAACACTCCAAGAAAGTGATTCTAGCAACACATGGTATTTCGCTGAGTCATCAGATTGTATCACATCCTGCAGGAACTGATATCCCAGTGAATAGcagcttttcctgtttttttctaGTTGTGGCTGAAATCGCAGTCCAGAGAgtcagggagagaggaagagattcCCCTCTCCGACAGTTACTGTGCAGACAACAAATTTGGTTCATCAGACTAGGAGATCAAGTGCGAGCAGCAAAAGATTTCATCCATTTAATCTCATTGGTGCCCTTCCAAGTTTCCTTAAGAGGTTGCAAATATAGGGGGGAGGTGCGATTAGGAAACAAAGTTGATTTAAGGATTTTAAAGTGACGAGACAAAGGGCCAGGTAAGGCTTTATGTTGTTGTGTTGGCTGTTTTCTTCTTACTGCTCTTTTCAAATAACATTTTCTTCCcttctttcatttcctctttctACTCTCATAAGTCTGAACTCATGAGAAATGATTCTAAATTAATAGTTTTAGTCTTGTTAAAAGGGGAAGCATGAACTGCTTCCgctcgcaaaaaaaaaaagaaaagaaaacatctgaTGGTTGCTTCATGGTTTCCGTAAAGTGGAATTTATTTGGAAATGTAAAATATCATATGTctgtatatctacatacagCAGGTGTTGGCAATTAGGTTCAACTATGGACCATTTTCTTCCAGCATTGTTCAGTTTTATAGGCATGGTGGAGACAAATGCCTGTAAACTTTCAATATTTTAGGTATTTGCTCATTAAACAAAGTATTGGgcaaattaaaaatgtacaatagttgttaagatatttcagtctggacccaTGCACCGActgactgacattgccatccattGTTATCAGCACATATAAAGTAGATTATAACATTTATGTGTCATTTATTTAGCAGGTTTATTAGACTTGATTCTAGCACCATGCTCTGAATGACCTTTACATGGTGCATTGATTATTATTAGATGACTCAGGGTCATGTTTATCGGGGTTTATATGAGCCTCGTATAttcactcaccggccactttattaggtagaAGGtatacctaataaagtggctggtgctagtaccgggtggtcttctgctgctgtagcccatctgcttcaaggttggacgtgttgtgcgttcagagatggtattctgcataccttggttgtaacgagtggttatttgagttactgttgcctttctatcatctcgaaccactctgcccattctcctctgacctctgacatcacaacaaggcattttcgtccacacaactgccgctcactggatatgttctcttgttcggaccattctctgtaaaccctagagatggttgtgcgtgaaaatcccagtagatcagaaagtttttgaaatactcagaccagcccgtttggcaccaacaaccatgccacgttcaaagtcacttaaatcccctttcttccccattctgatgctcggtttgaacttcagcaagtcgtcttcaccacgtctagatgcctaaatgcattgagttgctgccatgtgattggctgattagctatttgtgttaacaagcaattgaacaggtgtgcctaataatgtggccggtgagtgtatattgtTATGTGCAGCGGATTTACTAAAAATCACGTAAAAGTTTTGATGCAGACTACAAAagggacaaatatgtttgttggAGCAGTGCTAGATTTGGCCCACAAGCCGAAAATTTTTATAGCACTTTGTCATCAAGCTGTCACATAAAGCTGCGGCAAGTCATCAAAAGCTGAGATGAAATCCCCGTGGAGATAACGTCGATAAACTATAAAATAACAAAGACCAGCCTAAAACAATAACATAATGAGATGAACACGTGAAGATTTTAAAATATAGCAAAACATTAGCAGCCAGAGGAGAGAGCATCCAGTTTCATTCACATTCAAATTCACAATTTTGCAAAGGTAGATGTAAATCGCAGGAGGCACAAAGAGCATCTATCTTTTAAACAAATGAACCAGCCAAATAAATCATTTGAAGGTGATTTCTTTGAAGTGTGATCCTCTCCTGCTAACCCATCTGATCAGCCTCACAACTGCTCATCAGATTATACCTGTAAGGGATAGAGGGAGCAGCCAGATTTAATAGAAAACTACAAACTTATATAACAGTGCCACATTAACACAGTCTGTACAGAATCCAAAGCCAGCAGATCAAAAGAAAGATAACCAATATGACGATAGCATCATTT harbors:
- the LOC119487985 gene encoding potassium voltage-gated channel subfamily V member 2-like; the encoded protein is MISENAKLQRCLQNRRSTINCLSKGVEDNKTFPFSQEKTVKAWTSLDDLDSKGSKAEERPKEKQSISVNVGGKVFHIPKQCAVKYPHTRIGSLALCRDRAKLLKLCDDYSIRKNEFFFDRDPAFFHHICHFYTSGVLWVIREMCPIHFEEEIAYWGLSLKDTQRCCWMMFEEKLDEVKDYLKVERELMAEIEVKYDNECFKDMIFGNMRRTLWDIVENPYSSTLAKAFSVLSNLFVLFSIVAMSLNTVEELKTYKINGKTHMEWVEIITIVFFTFEYLIRLVTTPNITMFLKSGLNFVDMVAVMPYFIQIIFSVLADAEDANAQEDLKAISQVSKLSHVLKVLKLLRIFRILKLARHSTGMRAFGFTLRQCYQQASCILLFIAMGIFTFSALLHSAERETEGSPISSIPYAWWWAAVSISTVGYGDVVPVTIVGRIVAFGCISFGIILNGMPISFLFNKFSDYYAKLKAEEYNTKSVERRFQLKRRLRRRMNMCFHHSEEDNSTDSHCDCPH